The proteins below come from a single Nocardiopsis gilva YIM 90087 genomic window:
- a CDS encoding type III PLP-dependent enzyme domain-containing protein: MEWAVERVRLDIPEERIDWRAKGFWWPGPAITTGEFAERRPHLFDGSFTWPVMVARRSALDGNIAVLADFAREHGLSFAPHGKTTMAPQLFQAQFDAGAWGLTAATANQVLAYRRFGVPRVLLANELLDATALRWIVAELDRDPDFDFLCYIDKSGPGFRRAASAVADRPEGRPLRVLVERGFPGGRTGCRDRRAMLEMAAAIDATPGLELAGVAAYEGGLDTREAVGELVRALVTDARSMREAGLAGDRPIVSVGGSAWFDVVADELGGREDVWPILRSGAYIAHDDGLYRETTPFRRLGGGDAPLHAALEIWAQISSIPERGLAIATVGKREANFDAGLPLPKVVRRADGREADASAIEVTKLNDHHAYLRLPDGLPLEPGDLVMFGISHPCTAFDRWRFIPVVDDDHTVVDVLTTYF, from the coding sequence ATGGAGTGGGCCGTGGAACGCGTTCGGTTGGACATCCCCGAGGAACGGATCGACTGGCGGGCGAAGGGGTTCTGGTGGCCCGGACCCGCGATCACCACGGGGGAGTTCGCCGAGCGGCGCCCGCACCTGTTCGACGGCTCCTTCACCTGGCCGGTGATGGTGGCGCGCCGCTCGGCGCTGGACGGCAACATCGCGGTCCTCGCCGACTTCGCCCGCGAGCACGGCCTGAGCTTCGCCCCGCACGGCAAGACCACCATGGCGCCCCAGCTGTTCCAGGCGCAGTTCGACGCGGGGGCCTGGGGCCTCACCGCGGCCACCGCCAACCAGGTGCTGGCCTACCGGCGGTTCGGCGTCCCCCGCGTGCTGCTGGCCAACGAACTCCTCGACGCGACCGCGCTCCGGTGGATCGTCGCCGAGCTGGACCGCGACCCCGACTTCGACTTCCTCTGCTACATCGACAAATCCGGCCCCGGTTTCCGTCGGGCCGCGTCCGCCGTGGCCGACCGCCCGGAGGGGCGCCCGCTGCGCGTACTCGTGGAGCGCGGCTTTCCCGGCGGCCGCACCGGATGCCGGGATCGCCGCGCGATGTTGGAGATGGCCGCGGCCATCGACGCCACGCCCGGTCTGGAGCTGGCGGGGGTCGCCGCGTACGAGGGCGGACTCGACACCCGCGAAGCCGTCGGCGAGCTGGTGCGCGCGCTGGTCACCGACGCGCGGTCGATGCGGGAGGCCGGGCTCGCCGGGGACCGGCCCATCGTGTCGGTGGGCGGCAGCGCCTGGTTCGATGTCGTGGCCGACGAGCTGGGCGGCCGCGAGGACGTGTGGCCGATCCTGCGCAGCGGGGCCTACATCGCCCACGACGACGGCCTCTACCGGGAGACGACCCCCTTCCGCCGACTCGGCGGCGGGGACGCGCCCCTGCACGCCGCGCTGGAGATCTGGGCGCAGATCTCCTCGATCCCGGAGCGGGGCCTGGCCATCGCGACGGTCGGCAAGCGCGAGGCCAACTTCGACGCCGGCTTGCCGCTCCCCAAGGTCGTGCGGCGCGCCGACGGGCGGGAGGCGGACGCCTCGGCGATCGAGGTCACCAAGCTCAACGACCACCACGCCTACCTCCGCCTGCCCGATGGGCTCCCGCTCGAGCCCGGCGACCTGGTGATGTTCGGGATCTCCCACCCCTGCACGGCCTTCGACCGGTGGCGCTTCATCCCGGTGGTCGACGACGACCACACCGTGGTCGACGTGCTGACGACGTACTTCTAA
- a CDS encoding glycerophosphodiester phosphodiesterase: MFRRLGIVSVATMLALATGGGTAAAVTDPDPYTREKAQRAVLDVAHRGASAYAPENTLAAIDVAADIGATAVEIDVQRSKDGHLVVIHDTTLSRTTDVEKRFPGRAPYNVRDFTLSEIKQLDAGSWFGSEYAGAEVPTLQEALDLLAYHRRNLLLEIKSPVLYPGIESDIARTMRDNPYWLLPSGRKSANRLVIQSFDRDSVKRSKKILKHVPHGILGRVDEDDIDRYGSWADMINPNHTTINASYVRKVHAAGMHVVTYTLNERDEMRRAIRMGVDGIISDRPDVLADVIAEERSAEERETAPVLP, translated from the coding sequence ATGTTCCGACGGCTCGGAATCGTCAGTGTCGCCACGATGCTGGCGCTGGCCACGGGCGGTGGCACAGCTGCCGCGGTCACCGACCCCGATCCCTACACCCGGGAGAAAGCCCAGCGAGCGGTGCTCGACGTCGCTCACCGAGGCGCGTCCGCCTACGCCCCGGAGAACACCCTCGCCGCAATCGACGTTGCCGCGGACATCGGCGCCACCGCGGTCGAGATCGACGTCCAGCGCAGCAAGGACGGCCACCTCGTGGTCATCCACGACACCACCCTGAGCCGCACGACCGACGTGGAGAAGCGCTTTCCGGGGCGCGCGCCCTACAACGTCCGCGACTTCACGCTCAGTGAGATCAAGCAGCTCGACGCCGGTTCCTGGTTCGGCTCGGAGTACGCGGGGGCGGAGGTGCCCACGCTGCAGGAGGCGCTGGACCTGCTGGCCTACCACAGGCGCAACCTGCTGCTGGAGATCAAGTCCCCGGTGCTCTACCCCGGCATCGAGTCCGACATCGCGCGGACCATGCGGGACAACCCGTACTGGCTGCTCCCGTCCGGTCGCAAGAGCGCGAACCGGCTGGTCATCCAGAGCTTCGACCGGGACAGCGTCAAGAGGTCGAAGAAGATCCTGAAGCACGTCCCGCACGGCATCCTCGGCAGGGTCGACGAGGACGACATCGACCGGTACGGGTCATGGGCCGACATGATCAACCCGAACCACACGACGATCAACGCCTCCTACGTGCGCAAAGTGCACGCCGCCGGGATGCACGTGGTGACCTACACGCTCAACGAGCGCGACGAGATGCGCCGGGCGATTCGGATGGGCGTCGACGGAATCATCTCCGACCGCCCCGATGTCCTGGCCGATGTCATCGCCGAGGAGCGGTCCGCCGAAGAGCGGGAGACCGCCCCGGTCCTGCCCTGA
- the fahA gene encoding fumarylacetoacetase, which translates to MTTTWVPGADESGFGADNLPYGVFSRGGAAPRVGVRVGDYVLDLAGLLGEPEFFASSLNPFMARGPVTWLAVRTKLGGMLGSPEGRPAAEPHLIPLSEVELRMPFEVADYVDFYCSIEHASNVGRIFRPNDAPLKPNWKHLPVGYHGRSGTVVPSGTGIVRPTGQRMEPGGEAPVFGPSARLDIEAELGFVVGAGTPLGRSVPVGDFAEHVFGVVLVNDWSARDIQAWEYVPLGPFLGKSFATSVSPWVVPLDALGAARFAGREQDPEPLPYLKRVADWGLDLAVQVELNGEVVSRPPYAAMYWTPDQMLAHMTCNGASLRTGDLYASGTISGEESGQRGSLLELSWGGKEPLTLSDGSSRTFLEDGDTVTISASATGMGGGSISLGEVTGTVRPAGH; encoded by the coding sequence GTGACGACAACGTGGGTACCCGGAGCCGATGAGTCCGGGTTCGGAGCCGACAACCTGCCCTACGGCGTGTTCTCGCGCGGCGGGGCCGCACCGCGGGTGGGTGTGCGGGTGGGCGACTATGTCCTCGACCTCGCCGGGCTCCTGGGCGAACCGGAGTTCTTCGCCTCCTCGCTGAACCCGTTCATGGCGCGCGGCCCGGTGACGTGGCTGGCGGTCCGCACCAAGCTCGGCGGGATGCTCGGATCACCGGAAGGGCGTCCGGCGGCCGAGCCGCACCTGATCCCGCTCTCCGAGGTCGAGCTGCGGATGCCCTTCGAGGTCGCCGACTACGTCGACTTCTACTGTTCGATCGAGCACGCGTCCAACGTGGGCCGGATCTTCCGGCCCAACGACGCGCCGCTCAAGCCCAACTGGAAGCACCTGCCCGTGGGTTACCACGGACGGTCGGGGACGGTGGTGCCGTCGGGGACGGGCATTGTGCGCCCCACGGGGCAGCGGATGGAGCCCGGCGGTGAGGCGCCGGTGTTCGGTCCGAGCGCGCGCCTGGACATCGAGGCGGAGCTGGGCTTCGTCGTGGGGGCGGGGACCCCGCTGGGGCGCAGTGTTCCGGTCGGCGACTTCGCCGAGCACGTGTTCGGCGTGGTACTGGTCAACGACTGGAGCGCGCGGGACATCCAGGCCTGGGAGTACGTCCCGCTCGGCCCCTTCCTCGGCAAGTCGTTCGCCACCTCGGTCTCGCCGTGGGTGGTGCCGCTGGACGCGCTGGGGGCGGCCCGCTTCGCCGGGCGCGAGCAGGACCCGGAGCCGTTGCCGTATCTCAAGCGCGTCGCCGACTGGGGGCTCGACCTCGCGGTCCAGGTGGAGCTGAACGGAGAGGTCGTCTCCCGGCCGCCGTACGCGGCGATGTACTGGACGCCCGACCAGATGCTGGCGCACATGACGTGCAACGGCGCGTCCCTGCGCACCGGCGATCTCTACGCCTCGGGGACCATCTCGGGCGAGGAGTCGGGCCAGCGGGGCTCGCTGCTGGAGCTGTCCTGGGGCGGCAAGGAGCCGCTGACCCTGTCGGACGGGTCCAGCCGCACCTTCCTCGAGGACGGGGACACCGTCACCATCTCGGCGAGCGCGACGGGGATGGGCGGTGGCTCCATCTCCCTGGGCGAGGTCACCGGAACGGTGCGGCCCGCCGGCCACTAG
- a CDS encoding homogentisate 1,2-dioxygenase, translated as MPYYRAVGEVPRKRHTVFRKPDGGIYYEELMGEEGFSSDSSLLYHRFLPTAIVKSEPVDVPADMADTTPNMPLAPRHFRTQDLKTGGDLVEGRRLLAGNGDVRLSFARTDAPSGLYRNSVGDETVYVQSGAARFESTYGVIEAREGDYVTIPTGTIHRWVPDGTVTALVIEASGHIRPPKRYLSNYGQFLEHAPYCERDLRGPDGPMVVNGGEAQSATPVLVRTRGGLTRMTFAHHPFDVVGWDGYLYPYAFNIHDFEPIVKKTHAPPPVHQTFEGPNFVVCSFCPRPLDFHAEAVPIPYNHHNVDSDEFMYYVAGDYAARKGSGIDIGSISLHPAGFTHGPQPGAAEAAIGARETSEMAVMIDTFRPLDIGPAGREAEDPGYAWTWAR; from the coding sequence ATGCCGTACTACCGCGCGGTCGGTGAGGTTCCCCGCAAGCGCCACACCGTCTTCCGCAAGCCCGACGGGGGCATCTACTACGAGGAGCTGATGGGGGAGGAGGGCTTCTCCTCCGACTCCTCGCTGCTCTACCACCGCTTCCTGCCCACCGCCATCGTCAAGTCCGAACCCGTGGACGTCCCGGCCGACATGGCGGACACCACGCCGAACATGCCGCTGGCGCCGCGGCACTTCCGCACCCAGGACCTCAAGACCGGCGGCGACCTGGTCGAGGGGCGGCGGCTGCTCGCCGGAAACGGCGACGTGCGCCTCAGCTTCGCGCGCACCGACGCGCCCAGCGGGCTCTACCGCAACTCCGTGGGCGACGAGACCGTCTACGTGCAGTCCGGCGCGGCCCGCTTCGAGTCCACCTACGGCGTGATCGAGGCCCGGGAGGGCGACTACGTCACCATCCCGACCGGCACGATCCACCGCTGGGTTCCCGACGGCACCGTCACCGCCCTGGTGATCGAGGCCTCCGGGCACATCCGCCCGCCCAAGCGCTACCTGTCCAACTACGGGCAGTTCCTGGAGCACGCGCCCTACTGCGAACGCGACCTGCGCGGCCCGGACGGGCCCATGGTGGTCAACGGGGGCGAGGCCCAGTCCGCTACCCCGGTCCTCGTGCGCACGCGGGGCGGGTTGACCCGGATGACCTTCGCCCACCACCCGTTCGACGTCGTCGGATGGGACGGCTACCTCTACCCGTACGCCTTCAACATCCACGACTTCGAACCGATCGTGAAGAAGACGCACGCGCCGCCGCCCGTCCACCAGACCTTCGAGGGCCCCAACTTCGTGGTGTGCTCGTTCTGCCCGCGCCCGCTGGACTTCCACGCCGAGGCCGTGCCCATTCCCTACAACCACCACAACGTCGACAGCGACGAGTTCATGTACTACGTCGCCGGAGACTACGCGGCGCGCAAGGGGTCGGGCATCGACATCGGCTCGATCTCGCTGCACCCGGCCGGGTTCACCCACGGGCCGCAGCCCGGCGCCGCCGAGGCGGCCATCGGCGCGCGCGAGACCAGCGAGATGGCGGTCATGATCGACACCTTCCGGCCGCTCGACATCGGCCCGGCCGGCCGGGAGGCCGAGGACCCCGGCTACGCCTGGACCTGGGCGCGGTGA
- a CDS encoding FAD-dependent monooxygenase, which translates to MTPIVPSPAAPDDGPPRKPATGEGARSTPDGTAPPVLIAGAGPVGLCGALTLARFGVPSLVLEAEAERGEDYFRRAGSKAICFQRDVLDAFDRMGAAAPLLAEGVTWTTARTYYRHHEVRTVTFPAMSGEVHLPPWINISQARVEQELLRRAHAEPLIDIRYRHRVTGVRQDADGVTATADTPSGPFAARGSHLIGADGPRSTIRHLLGVDFPGDSFADRFLICDIRADLPFPNERRFFFDPEWNPGRQVLVHQCPDSTWRIDWQVPDSYDIDEERASGALDTRIRKIVGDQPYEIVWSSVYRFHERCAESFREGRVFLAGDAAHLYAPFGARGLNSGVHDAENLGWKLAYARVVAPEAAETLLSSYHAERWAAAQENLRVTGDTMRFLVPHGEADTRRRRETLERAVTDRAARDRIDSGKLAEPFWYPASPLTTPPDVEEPIPAEAGRPRPPVPGVICPDGPARVPGQTTVTRLRRLLGPGFTLITAGAGRARALADATAELPVEVAAYALEDIDIDGSLAAALRCSAGTVHVVRPDAHLCAVLDAAASDHAEAADAVLAAIRRACGQESPALIQP; encoded by the coding sequence ATGACGCCCATTGTCCCGTCTCCGGCGGCGCCGGATGACGGCCCCCCGCGCAAACCCGCGACCGGCGAGGGAGCCCGAAGCACGCCGGACGGCACGGCTCCGCCGGTACTCATCGCCGGAGCCGGCCCGGTGGGACTGTGCGGCGCCCTGACCCTCGCCCGCTTCGGCGTCCCCTCACTCGTGCTGGAGGCCGAGGCGGAACGCGGCGAGGACTACTTCCGCAGGGCCGGATCCAAGGCCATCTGCTTCCAGCGCGACGTCCTGGACGCATTCGACCGGATGGGCGCCGCCGCCCCGCTGCTCGCCGAGGGCGTCACCTGGACCACCGCGCGCACCTACTACCGGCACCACGAAGTGCGCACGGTGACCTTCCCCGCCATGAGCGGCGAGGTCCACCTGCCGCCGTGGATCAACATCTCCCAGGCCCGCGTCGAGCAGGAGCTGCTGCGCCGCGCCCACGCCGAGCCGCTGATCGACATCCGCTACCGGCACCGGGTCACCGGCGTGCGCCAGGACGCCGACGGCGTCACCGCCACCGCCGACACCCCCTCCGGTCCCTTCGCCGCGCGCGGCTCCCACCTGATCGGCGCGGACGGCCCCCGCAGCACCATCCGGCACCTGCTCGGCGTCGACTTCCCCGGCGATTCCTTCGCCGACCGGTTCCTCATCTGCGACATCCGCGCCGACCTCCCGTTCCCCAACGAGCGCCGGTTCTTCTTCGACCCCGAGTGGAACCCCGGCCGCCAGGTCCTGGTCCACCAGTGCCCCGACTCCACCTGGCGCATCGACTGGCAGGTCCCCGACAGCTACGACATCGACGAGGAACGCGCCAGCGGGGCGTTGGACACGCGCATCCGCAAGATCGTCGGCGACCAGCCCTACGAGATCGTGTGGTCGTCGGTGTACCGGTTCCACGAGCGCTGTGCGGAGTCGTTCCGCGAGGGCCGGGTGTTCCTCGCCGGAGACGCCGCCCACCTGTACGCTCCCTTCGGCGCGCGCGGGCTGAACAGCGGCGTGCACGACGCCGAGAACCTCGGCTGGAAGCTGGCCTACGCCCGCGTCGTCGCCCCCGAGGCCGCTGAGACACTGCTCTCCAGCTACCACGCGGAGCGCTGGGCCGCCGCCCAGGAGAACCTGCGCGTCACCGGCGACACCATGCGCTTCCTGGTCCCCCACGGCGAAGCCGACACCCGGCGCCGCCGCGAGACGCTGGAGCGCGCCGTCACCGACCGCGCCGCCCGCGACCGCATCGACTCCGGCAAGCTCGCCGAGCCGTTCTGGTACCCCGCGTCGCCGCTGACCACCCCGCCCGACGTCGAGGAACCCATTCCGGCCGAGGCCGGACGGCCGCGTCCCCCCGTCCCCGGCGTGATCTGCCCCGACGGCCCCGCCCGTGTCCCGGGGCAGACGACCGTCACCCGCCTGCGCCGACTCCTCGGCCCCGGATTCACGCTGATCACCGCCGGCGCGGGCCGCGCCCGCGCCCTGGCCGACGCCACCGCCGAGCTTCCGGTGGAGGTGGCCGCCTACGCCCTGGAGGACATCGACATCGACGGCTCGCTCGCCGCGGCCCTGCGGTGCTCCGCGGGGACGGTGCACGTGGTGCGGCCCGACGCCCACCTGTGCGCCGTCCTCGATGCCGCCGCCTCCGACCACGCCGAGGCGGCGGACGCCGTGCTCGCCGCCATCCGCCGCGCCTGCGGCCAGGAATCGCCCGCCCTCATCCAGCCGTGA
- a CDS encoding MBL fold metallo-hydrolase, producing the protein MAKPFASSADLEEKQQTLEVLADGVYALTAEGDPNVGAIEGEDFLVCFEALATPVAARTWLKKLREHTDKPIRYLVLSHYHAVRVLGASAFDADVIVAHENTHALIAERGEQDWASEYGRMPRLFAEPDSIPGLTWPTATFSDRFTIDLGGDRGDLVLQYCGRGHTEGDIVAWLPKHKILFTGDLVEAQAALYTGDAFHHDWATGTLDRVADFGAEALIGGRGAVAKGADACAAAVDQTRGFLDTMREQVGGVHKRGGTLKEAFEAAHTALAPKFGKWPIFEHCLPFDVARLWEEYEGVERPTIWTAERDREVWARLQD; encoded by the coding sequence ATGGCCAAGCCGTTCGCGAGCTCCGCGGACCTGGAGGAGAAGCAGCAGACCCTGGAGGTCCTCGCAGACGGGGTCTACGCGCTCACCGCGGAGGGCGACCCCAACGTCGGTGCCATCGAGGGCGAGGACTTCCTCGTCTGCTTCGAGGCGCTGGCGACCCCCGTCGCCGCGCGCACCTGGCTGAAGAAGCTCCGCGAGCACACCGACAAGCCCATCCGCTACCTGGTGCTCTCGCACTACCACGCGGTCCGGGTGCTCGGCGCGAGCGCCTTCGACGCCGATGTCATCGTCGCGCACGAGAACACCCACGCCCTCATCGCAGAGCGCGGCGAACAGGACTGGGCCAGCGAGTACGGGCGGATGCCCCGGCTGTTCGCCGAACCCGACTCCATCCCCGGCCTGACCTGGCCCACCGCGACGTTCTCCGACCGCTTCACCATCGACCTCGGCGGCGACCGCGGCGACCTGGTGCTGCAGTACTGCGGGCGCGGCCACACCGAGGGCGACATCGTCGCCTGGCTGCCCAAGCACAAGATCCTGTTCACCGGCGACCTCGTCGAGGCCCAGGCCGCCCTCTACACCGGCGACGCCTTCCACCACGACTGGGCGACGGGGACGCTCGACCGCGTGGCCGACTTCGGCGCCGAAGCCCTGATCGGCGGGCGCGGGGCCGTGGCCAAGGGCGCCGACGCGTGCGCGGCCGCCGTCGACCAGACGCGCGGGTTCCTCGACACCATGCGCGAGCAGGTCGGCGGGGTCCACAAGCGCGGCGGCACCCTCAAGGAGGCCTTCGAGGCCGCCCACACCGCGCTCGCCCCGAAGTTCGGCAAGTGGCCGATTTTCGAGCATTGCCTCCCCTTCGACGTCGCGCGACTGTGGGAGGAGTACGAGGGCGTGGAGCGGCCCACCATCTGGACCGCCGAGCGCGACCGCGAGGTGTGGGCGCGACTGCAGGACTGA
- a CDS encoding gamma-glutamyltransferase family protein, protein MPDFTTRPELRGDFGMVSSTHWLASATGMSVLERGGNAFDAAVAAGFTLQVVEPHLNGPGGEVPVLFHPVGGAPTVLCGQGPAPAAATLAAFDGLDRIPGSGVLPACVPGAFDAWMLLLRDHGTLAPRDVLSYAIGYARRGYPVLPRIAAKIAEVREVFARWWPGSAALYLRDGRAPRPGSFLANPVLAATYQRVVEESERAARTREGRIDTARRIWREGFVAEEIVSALAEPVPDQTGTRHRALLDGDDLAAWRATYEDPVSTDYADHTVYKTGPWGQGPVFLQQLRLAEALGTGAMDVLTAEFAHAVTEAGKLAFADREAWYADPAHADVPLDDLLGTAYAERRAALVGAEASLELRPGSPGGRTPFIPAPRRAAPDAPDGPGGEPTTGRTGEPLERTVNGRATTNGHASATGLDDLERRPGPRPSADQRGDTCHLDVVDRHGNMVAATPSGGWLAGSPVIARLGFPLGTRGQMFWLDPRSPGVVAPRKRPRTTLSPTLVTRGGDPVLAFGTPGGDQQDQWSFTFFLRLLHGGMNLQEAIDAPMFHGNSFPSSFHPREMAPGELVVESRAGERVIDALRARDHRVVVSSPWSLGRLAAVGRDPATGVLCAAANPRGNQGYAAGR, encoded by the coding sequence ATGCCCGACTTCACCACCCGGCCCGAACTCCGCGGCGACTTCGGCATGGTGTCCTCCACCCACTGGCTGGCCAGCGCGACCGGGATGTCGGTGCTGGAACGCGGTGGCAACGCCTTCGACGCCGCCGTGGCGGCGGGCTTCACCCTGCAGGTGGTCGAGCCGCACCTCAACGGCCCCGGCGGCGAAGTCCCGGTCCTGTTCCACCCGGTGGGCGGCGCCCCCACGGTGCTGTGCGGCCAGGGCCCGGCCCCGGCCGCCGCCACACTCGCGGCGTTCGACGGCCTCGACCGGATCCCCGGCAGCGGCGTACTCCCGGCCTGCGTCCCGGGGGCCTTCGACGCCTGGATGCTGCTGCTCCGCGACCACGGCACGCTCGCCCCGCGCGACGTGCTCAGCTACGCCATCGGCTACGCCCGCCGCGGCTATCCGGTCCTGCCCCGGATCGCCGCCAAGATCGCCGAGGTCCGCGAGGTGTTCGCCCGGTGGTGGCCCGGCTCGGCCGCGCTCTACCTGCGCGACGGCCGGGCACCCCGCCCCGGGTCGTTCCTCGCCAACCCCGTCCTCGCCGCCACCTACCAGCGCGTCGTTGAGGAGTCCGAGCGCGCCGCGCGCACCCGCGAGGGACGCATCGACACCGCCCGCCGCATCTGGCGGGAGGGCTTCGTCGCCGAGGAGATCGTCTCCGCCCTGGCCGAGCCCGTGCCGGACCAGACCGGCACCCGCCACCGCGCCCTGCTCGACGGCGACGATCTCGCCGCCTGGCGCGCCACCTACGAGGACCCTGTCAGTACCGACTACGCCGACCACACCGTGTACAAGACCGGGCCGTGGGGCCAGGGCCCGGTGTTCCTGCAGCAGCTCCGGCTCGCCGAGGCGCTGGGCACCGGCGCCATGGACGTGCTCACCGCCGAGTTCGCGCACGCCGTCACCGAAGCCGGAAAGCTCGCCTTCGCCGACCGCGAGGCCTGGTACGCCGACCCCGCTCACGCCGACGTCCCGCTCGACGATCTGCTCGGTACCGCCTACGCCGAGCGGCGGGCCGCGCTGGTCGGGGCCGAGGCTTCCCTCGAGCTGCGGCCCGGCTCCCCCGGCGGGCGCACCCCCTTCATCCCCGCGCCGCGCAGAGCCGCTCCGGACGCCCCCGACGGCCCCGGAGGAGAACCGACCACCGGACGCACCGGCGAGCCCCTGGAGAGGACCGTGAACGGGCGGGCGACCACCAACGGACACGCCTCGGCCACGGGCCTCGACGACCTGGAGCGGCGGCCGGGCCCGCGCCCCTCGGCCGACCAGCGCGGCGACACCTGCCACCTGGACGTCGTGGACCGCCACGGCAACATGGTCGCGGCGACGCCGAGCGGCGGCTGGCTCGCGGGATCGCCCGTTATCGCCCGCCTCGGGTTCCCGCTCGGCACCCGCGGCCAGATGTTCTGGCTGGACCCCCGCTCGCCCGGGGTCGTCGCGCCGCGCAAGCGGCCCCGCACCACGCTCTCCCCCACCCTGGTCACCCGGGGCGGAGACCCGGTACTGGCGTTCGGCACACCCGGCGGCGACCAGCAGGACCAGTGGTCGTTCACCTTCTTCCTGCGCCTCCTGCACGGCGGGATGAACCTGCAGGAGGCGATCGACGCGCCGATGTTCCACGGCAACTCGTTCCCCTCCTCGTTCCACCCGCGCGAGATGGCCCCCGGGGAACTGGTCGTGGAGTCCAGGGCCGGGGAACGGGTCATCGACGCCCTGCGCGCCCGGGACCACCGCGTCGTCGTGTCGTCCCCCTGGTCGCTGGGACGGTTGGCCGCCGTCGGGCGCGATCCCGCCACCGGGGTGCTGTGCGCCGCCGCCAACCCGCGCGGCAACCAGGGCTACGCTGCGGGGCGCTGA
- a CDS encoding IclR family transcriptional regulator has translation MTESGTAADSGKRADAPGTRSQTLDRGIRALEVLHEAPGPMSIAELARALEVHRSIIYRILRTLEDHRLVSRTRDGTYELGLGLPALARGVSRGLQSAALPALSSLADATGMTAFLVVPSGDKAITLANVEPRQSVAHIAYAPGMRHPLDRGAPGLAVLAALPAREDERAEVGQVRERGWAYSRSEVLPGMSSVAAPISTATDVASVAVIYLESACPDERDRQELGERVRSAAKEIMADLP, from the coding sequence ATGACGGAGAGCGGGACCGCGGCCGACAGCGGAAAGCGGGCGGACGCGCCAGGAACGCGCTCACAGACGCTCGACCGCGGCATCCGCGCGCTGGAGGTGCTTCACGAGGCGCCCGGCCCGATGAGCATCGCCGAGCTGGCGCGTGCCCTGGAGGTGCACCGCTCCATCATCTACCGCATCCTGCGCACGCTGGAGGACCACCGGCTGGTCAGCCGCACCCGGGACGGCACCTACGAGCTCGGCCTCGGCCTGCCCGCGCTCGCCCGCGGGGTGTCGCGGGGCCTGCAGTCCGCGGCGCTGCCCGCCCTGTCGTCGCTGGCCGACGCCACCGGGATGACCGCGTTCCTGGTGGTGCCCAGCGGGGACAAGGCCATCACCCTCGCCAACGTGGAGCCGCGGCAGTCGGTCGCCCACATCGCCTACGCACCGGGCATGCGCCACCCGCTGGACCGCGGCGCCCCGGGGCTGGCCGTGCTGGCGGCGCTGCCGGCGCGCGAGGACGAGCGCGCGGAGGTCGGGCAGGTCCGCGAGCGCGGGTGGGCCTACTCGCGCAGTGAAGTGCTGCCGGGGATGTCGTCGGTGGCCGCGCCGATCTCCACGGCAACGGACGTCGCCTCGGTCGCGGTGATCTACCTCGAATCGGCGTGCCCGGATGAGCGGGACCGGCAGGAACTCGGCGAACGGGTTCGTTCGGCGGCCAAGGAGATCATGGCCGATTTGCCCTAG